The following coding sequences are from one Paenibacillus sp. JDR-2 window:
- a CDS encoding VOC family protein, which produces MAFLFTGIDHVQLAAPEGCEQEARSFYANLLGWREIAKPQKLIKRGGVWFQCGAHQVHIGVQNDFVPAKKAHPAFQVQNLNALREYLIQEGIQVTDDQARSEEGVRRFYLNDPFGNRLEFLEWL; this is translated from the coding sequence ATGGCTTTCTTATTCACTGGAATTGATCATGTTCAGTTAGCTGCTCCGGAAGGCTGTGAGCAGGAAGCGCGGAGCTTTTACGCTAACTTGCTTGGCTGGAGAGAGATAGCAAAGCCTCAAAAACTGATTAAACGCGGCGGAGTATGGTTTCAATGCGGAGCGCATCAGGTGCATATCGGGGTTCAAAACGATTTTGTCCCCGCCAAAAAAGCTCATCCTGCCTTTCAGGTGCAGAACTTAAATGCGCTTAGGGAGTATTTAATTCAAGAAGGAATTCAAGTTACGGATGATCAAGCGCGATCTGAAGAAGGGGTGCGACGATTCTATCTAAACGACCCTTTTGGTAACCGCCTCGAATTTCTGGAGTGGCTTTAA
- a CDS encoding class I SAM-dependent methyltransferase, translated as MNSKERFSDRVDQYVKYRPSYSDEVIQYLYGTIGFRPESSIADVGAGTGIFTRLLLEQGSKVTAVEPNPDMRQAAVEQLSGYPKFQAASGSAEETGLADHSVDFIVCAQSFHWFDRTAAQAEFNRILKPGGKAVLIWNSRLTTGTPFLEGYDRLLRTYGIDYEKVGHKNISQDALTPFFKDGTLHKATFPLLSLLDFEQLSGRMSSSSYMPLPGHPNHELLVSELKKLFDANEKNGLISFDYETEIYWGEV; from the coding sequence ATGAACAGCAAGGAGCGTTTTTCCGACCGGGTTGATCAGTATGTCAAATACCGTCCGAGCTATTCGGACGAGGTCATTCAATATTTGTACGGGACAATCGGGTTCCGTCCGGAATCCTCCATTGCGGATGTAGGGGCGGGAACGGGCATATTCACCAGGCTGCTTTTGGAGCAAGGAAGCAAGGTAACCGCCGTTGAGCCTAATCCGGATATGCGGCAAGCGGCCGTGGAGCAATTAAGCGGATATCCCAAATTCCAGGCGGCATCGGGTTCAGCCGAAGAGACCGGTCTTGCGGACCATTCCGTTGATTTTATCGTTTGCGCCCAGTCCTTTCACTGGTTTGACCGTACCGCAGCACAAGCGGAATTCAACCGGATCCTAAAGCCCGGCGGCAAAGCCGTACTGATCTGGAATTCCCGTTTAACGACTGGCACACCATTCCTGGAAGGTTATGACCGGCTGCTTAGGACTTACGGCATTGATTACGAGAAAGTGGGCCACAAAAATATTTCTCAAGACGCCCTTACGCCGTTCTTCAAAGACGGAACACTCCATAAGGCAACCTTCCCGTTATTAAGCCTGCTGGACTTTGAGCAATTAAGCGGACGGATGTCGTCTTCCTCTTACATGCCGCTGCCCGGCCATCCCAACCATGAGCTTTTAGTGTCCGAGCTGAAGAAGCTATTTGACGCTAACGAGAAAAATGGTCTAATCTCCTTCGATTATGAGACCGAGATCTACTGGGGCGAAGTATAG
- a CDS encoding cyclase family protein, whose amino-acid sequence MKIIDLSVPISPSIREPLPAKIEYSSHEAGARQAAAILGLKQEDFPEGKAWATETVTLNTHAGTHIDAPWHYWPTSEGKPARTIDELPLEWFFSDGVLLDFSAKPPGYEITTEDLKAELDRIGYTLKPFDIVLIRSDADKRLYHEHYAFLHAGVSAEATVWLLDQGIKVVGTDGWGWDIPLNLQAESFKQNPREGVLWAAHFVGKDREYCQIEKLANLDQIPQPYGFKVCCFPIKVEKASGGWSRPVAILQD is encoded by the coding sequence ATGAAAATAATCGATTTAAGCGTACCTATCAGTCCATCTATCAGAGAGCCTTTGCCGGCAAAAATTGAATATTCGAGCCATGAAGCAGGCGCGCGGCAAGCAGCTGCCATACTTGGGCTTAAGCAGGAGGATTTTCCGGAAGGCAAAGCGTGGGCGACGGAAACGGTAACCCTGAATACGCATGCGGGTACTCATATAGATGCACCATGGCACTATTGGCCAACTTCGGAAGGGAAGCCAGCCAGAACGATTGACGAGCTTCCGCTCGAATGGTTCTTTTCCGATGGCGTATTGCTCGATTTCAGCGCCAAGCCACCAGGCTACGAGATTACTACGGAAGATTTGAAAGCCGAGTTGGACCGGATTGGCTACACGTTAAAACCATTTGATATCGTCCTGATCCGGAGCGATGCGGACAAACGTTTATACCACGAGCATTATGCATTCCTGCATGCGGGGGTATCGGCCGAAGCTACGGTCTGGCTGCTTGATCAAGGCATTAAAGTAGTGGGTACCGACGGATGGGGATGGGACATCCCGCTCAACCTGCAAGCAGAATCGTTCAAACAGAATCCGAGGGAAGGCGTCTTGTGGGCCGCTCATTTTGTCGGCAAGGACAGGGAATACTGCCAAATCGAGAAACTGGCCAACCTGGACCAAATCCCGCAGCCTTACGGCTTCAAAGTATGCTGCTTCCCGATCAAAGTGGAAAAAGCAAGCGGAGGCTGGTCTCGTCCAGTCGCTATTTTACAGGACTAA
- a CDS encoding DUF4362 domain-containing protein codes for MLKKWRKGYLSMLGIAILLVGLAGCKSEPDSSVPHVVSNDGIAYKETPLKEEDIVKTLKANEVELTADASDSYFKLNKVKPSIYALPGKERIMVYVYGNAKDTKKARLDFAEQTKVMNVNSPLFYNVKNVLILYQPNVSGERPQERTAYNSGIESSIEQLLGDEIYVRHFKYYNVAKLKSFINRFENHQADQLKITSLTIEGDPIYIYLITDGTKLQYIHDNSEDAFGGGDTGDSKTECANIEQEKTEEGNISYFATGCQIGDKRYIMTIPEDFIKKDSGI; via the coding sequence ATGCTTAAAAAATGGAGAAAAGGATATTTAAGCATGCTTGGCATAGCGATATTGCTTGTTGGACTAGCTGGTTGCAAATCCGAGCCCGATTCTAGCGTTCCGCACGTTGTTTCAAACGATGGTATTGCGTACAAGGAAACTCCGTTAAAAGAGGAGGATATCGTTAAAACCCTAAAAGCGAACGAAGTCGAGTTGACGGCAGATGCTTCTGATTCCTATTTCAAATTAAATAAAGTGAAGCCTTCTATCTATGCGCTCCCGGGCAAAGAGAGAATTATGGTGTACGTTTATGGCAATGCCAAAGATACGAAAAAGGCAAGACTCGATTTTGCTGAGCAAACAAAGGTAATGAACGTAAATTCTCCGCTATTTTATAACGTGAAAAACGTCCTTATCCTGTACCAGCCTAATGTTAGCGGCGAACGCCCACAAGAGAGAACCGCCTACAATTCCGGTATTGAAAGCTCCATCGAACAGCTGTTAGGCGATGAAATTTATGTCCGACATTTTAAATATTATAATGTTGCTAAATTGAAGAGCTTCATAAATCGTTTTGAGAACCACCAGGCCGATCAATTAAAAATAACATCATTGACAATTGAAGGCGATCCGATCTATATCTATCTGATCACTGACGGCACCAAGCTGCAATATATACACGATAACAGCGAGGATGCTTTTGGAGGGGGCGATACAGGCGACTCCAAAACGGAATGCGCGAATATCGAACAGGAGAAAACCGAAGAAGGAAATATTAGCTACTTTGCAACCGGATGTCAAATTGGCGATAAAAGATATATTATGACTATCCCTGAGGATTTCATAAAAAAAGACAGCGGGATCTAA
- the pepF gene encoding oligoendopeptidase F, with product MNHVPKRSETAVEARWKLEDLFADQAAWDKEFAEAKALIKKVGAFEGKLSDPAQLKACFELEDELSLHVERLYVYSNMKHHEDTAEPTYQALSDKAKKISVETGEALSFITPEVLSLSDAALDALIENKDLAVFKHTLEEMRRQKAHVLSKAEEALMAQVGNVSSAPGSIYSILNNADLKFPKVKNEAGEEVELTQGRYIQFLESKNREVRANAFRTMYDTYGKLKNTLATTLNANVTKNIFYARARKYPSALGMSLYGDNIPESVYTNLIDTIHKHMPLMYRYMNLRKKLLGVDELHMYDLFAPLVDEFDMEIKYDDAKKIVKESLKPLGEDYLSVLQDGFDNGWIDVYENEGKRSGAYSWGAFGTHPYVLLNHKDNLNSMFTLTHEMGHALHSYYSDTNQNYRDAQYTIFLAEVASTLNEALLMDYLLNKSTDPKEKMFLLTYYADQFRTTVFRQTMFAEFEKIIHEKTEQGESLTPQDLSKIYYDLNVLYYGKDMVVDKDIEMEWARIPHFYNSFYVYKYATGFSAATSFSKQILEEGAPAVDRYLGFLKSGGSDFSINILKKAGVDMSSPEPIEQAMSVFESLIEQMEELTK from the coding sequence ATGAATCACGTACCTAAGCGTTCCGAAACCGCAGTAGAAGCCCGTTGGAAACTGGAGGATCTGTTTGCCGACCAGGCTGCCTGGGACAAAGAGTTCGCCGAAGCGAAAGCTTTGATCAAGAAAGTTGGAGCTTTCGAAGGCAAGCTAAGCGATCCTGCGCAATTAAAAGCCTGCTTCGAGCTGGAAGATGAGCTCTCCCTGCATGTTGAACGGCTTTATGTATATTCCAATATGAAGCATCACGAGGATACGGCTGAACCAACTTATCAGGCTCTATCCGACAAAGCCAAAAAAATCAGCGTGGAAACCGGAGAAGCCCTCTCCTTTATTACGCCGGAAGTATTGTCGCTGTCCGATGCCGCGCTTGACGCCCTGATTGAGAACAAGGATCTTGCGGTATTCAAGCATACGCTGGAAGAAATGCGCCGCCAGAAAGCGCATGTCCTGTCCAAAGCGGAAGAAGCTCTGATGGCGCAGGTCGGCAACGTAAGCTCCGCTCCAGGCTCGATCTACAGCATTTTGAACAATGCGGATCTGAAATTCCCTAAAGTGAAAAATGAAGCCGGAGAAGAAGTCGAACTGACTCAAGGCCGTTACATTCAGTTCCTGGAAAGCAAAAACCGCGAAGTGCGCGCTAACGCCTTCCGCACGATGTACGATACATACGGCAAATTAAAAAATACCCTCGCAACGACGCTGAATGCGAACGTAACGAAAAACATTTTCTACGCGCGGGCACGCAAATACCCTTCCGCTCTTGGCATGTCGCTGTATGGCGATAACATTCCGGAGAGCGTATATACGAACCTGATCGATACGATCCATAAGCATATGCCGCTTATGTACCGTTACATGAATCTCCGCAAAAAGCTGCTTGGCGTTGACGAGCTTCATATGTACGATCTGTTCGCCCCGCTTGTCGACGAGTTCGATATGGAAATCAAGTACGACGACGCGAAAAAGATCGTAAAAGAAAGCTTGAAGCCGCTTGGCGAGGATTATTTGTCCGTACTGCAGGACGGCTTCGATAACGGCTGGATCGACGTATACGAGAACGAAGGCAAACGCAGCGGCGCTTACAGCTGGGGAGCTTTCGGCACGCATCCGTACGTGCTGCTGAACCATAAGGATAACCTGAACAGCATGTTCACCTTGACGCACGAAATGGGCCACGCGCTCCACTCGTACTACTCGGATACGAACCAGAACTACCGCGATGCGCAGTATACGATCTTCCTTGCGGAAGTTGCGTCCACGCTGAACGAAGCTCTGCTTATGGATTATCTGCTGAACAAGTCTACGGATCCGAAAGAAAAAATGTTCCTGCTGACGTACTACGCAGATCAGTTCCGCACAACGGTATTCCGTCAAACGATGTTTGCCGAGTTCGAGAAAATCATTCATGAGAAAACCGAGCAAGGCGAGTCCCTGACTCCGCAGGATTTGAGCAAAATCTACTACGACCTGAACGTGCTCTATTATGGAAAAGACATGGTTGTAGACAAAGATATCGAGATGGAATGGGCGCGTATTCCGCATTTCTACAACAGCTTCTACGTTTACAAATACGCAACCGGCTTCTCCGCGGCCACAAGCTTCTCGAAGCAAATTCTTGAAGAAGGCGCTCCGGCTGTTGACCGGTACCTTGGCTTCCTGAAGAGCGGCGGAAGCGACTTCTCGATTAACATCCTGAAGAAAGCCGGCGTTGATATGTCTTCCCCAGAGCCAATCGAGCAAGCCATGAGCGTGTTTGAGAGCTTGATTGAGCAGATGGAGGAGTTAACGAAGTAA
- a CDS encoding class I SAM-dependent methyltransferase, with amino-acid sequence MSKQVYEQVGVAMTCRGFDEYARMFELTESELAKGKVLDVAGGGSSFTADAGSRGYDATAADPRYAQDTGAWLEEAAAEIETSTAKLDKLREHFDWSYYGSLEQHREGRIQSLERFRLHLQSAEGRSRYAAGSLPELPFEDHAFSLVLCSHFLFLYAEQFGFEFHKQSLLELMRVCKPGGEVRVYPLYSLGWKPYERMEELLAAVRANGGEPELLTSGLPFIPGSSQFLRITIC; translated from the coding sequence ATGAGTAAGCAGGTTTACGAGCAGGTTGGCGTGGCTATGACATGCCGGGGTTTTGATGAGTATGCGAGAATGTTTGAGTTAACGGAGAGTGAGCTTGCGAAAGGTAAAGTGCTGGATGTCGCCGGTGGCGGATCCTCGTTCACCGCGGATGCAGGAAGCCGCGGATATGATGCGACCGCAGCGGATCCCCGTTATGCGCAGGACACAGGCGCGTGGCTTGAGGAAGCGGCAGCCGAGATCGAGACCTCTACGGCAAAGCTTGATAAGCTGAGGGAGCATTTCGATTGGAGCTATTACGGCAGCCTGGAGCAGCATCGCGAAGGGCGTATACAATCGCTTGAGAGGTTTCGCTTGCATTTGCAATCAGCCGAAGGGCGCAGCCGTTATGCAGCCGGATCCTTGCCGGAGCTTCCGTTTGAAGACCATGCTTTTTCGCTGGTATTATGCAGTCATTTCCTTTTTCTATATGCCGAACAATTTGGCTTTGAATTCCACAAGCAATCCCTGTTGGAATTGATGCGGGTATGCAAACCGGGCGGTGAGGTAAGAGTTTATCCGCTGTATTCCTTGGGCTGGAAGCCGTACGAACGGATGGAAGAACTGCTGGCTGCCGTTAGGGCAAATGGCGGGGAGCCGGAGCTGCTTACATCGGGGCTTCCTTTTATTCCGGGCTCCAGTCAATTCCTTCGAATTACAATTTGTTGA
- a CDS encoding cold-shock protein — translation MKGTVKWFNAEKGYGFISVENGEDVFVHYSSIQGDGFKALEEGQSVEFEITQGNRGAQASNVIKL, via the coding sequence TTGAAGGGAACAGTTAAATGGTTTAACGCTGAGAAAGGCTACGGTTTTATCTCGGTAGAAAATGGCGAAGACGTGTTTGTCCATTATTCCTCTATTCAAGGCGACGGCTTCAAGGCGCTGGAAGAAGGTCAGTCGGTAGAATTCGAAATTACACAAGGCAATCGCGGTGCACAGGCGTCCAACGTCATTAAATTATAA
- a CDS encoding MFS transporter — protein sequence MDHSDSAAPSAATVKRDTLSLRAFSFAMYSTQALLISYIPLYFMDQGFSAHQIGIIYSTGPFISIFANLLLGMASDRFRTIKKLLTILLFGQLVMISLLFPVHHFALICLVMTAFYFFQTPMNPLSDSLILLASQHIKTPYALIRIFGSLGFAISAYLFGLILKGIGTEWTLPIGLGTITITIILSFFLKDYHGSTRKIDFSGFFKLLRKPEILFFFFIILLVSISHRMNESFLAVALREMGASDSQVGLAWLFSAISEIPVLFLMGKYGHKFKELPLLVFACLMYMLRFWLASVFDDPRFVLSTQLMHSVSFGIYFSTALRYLSQLIPDEYRSSGQAVYAVVWSGLAGLISGTVGGYFFEHFGRSSFYQLGALLALISAILFFCQHVFGRNNS from the coding sequence ATGGATCACTCAGACAGCGCGGCGCCTTCCGCAGCTACGGTCAAACGGGATACGCTTTCGCTCAGAGCCTTCAGCTTTGCCATGTACTCCACGCAGGCTCTGCTCATTTCTTACATCCCCTTATATTTTATGGATCAGGGGTTCTCGGCGCATCAGATTGGCATTATTTATTCAACAGGTCCTTTTATCTCTATCTTTGCGAATCTGCTGCTAGGCATGGCAAGCGACAGGTTCCGGACCATCAAGAAGCTGCTTACTATTCTGTTGTTTGGTCAGCTGGTTATGATCTCTCTCTTGTTCCCGGTACATCACTTTGCCCTGATCTGTCTCGTAATGACGGCCTTTTATTTCTTCCAGACACCAATGAACCCGCTTAGCGACAGCCTGATTCTGCTCGCCAGCCAGCATATCAAGACACCGTATGCGCTAATCCGCATATTTGGCTCGCTTGGTTTTGCCATATCAGCCTACCTGTTTGGTTTGATCCTGAAAGGCATTGGCACGGAATGGACCTTGCCAATCGGTTTGGGTACGATAACCATCACGATCATTTTGTCGTTCTTCCTCAAGGATTACCATGGCAGTACCCGCAAAATCGATTTTTCAGGGTTCTTCAAATTGCTTCGCAAGCCCGAAATCTTATTTTTCTTCTTCATTATATTGCTTGTCTCGATCAGCCACCGGATGAACGAAAGCTTCCTGGCCGTTGCCCTTCGGGAGATGGGCGCTTCGGATTCCCAGGTCGGACTGGCCTGGCTGTTCTCCGCGATCAGCGAAATTCCGGTATTGTTCCTGATGGGGAAATACGGACATAAATTCAAAGAGCTGCCGCTGCTCGTATTTGCCTGCCTGATGTATATGCTCCGGTTCTGGCTCGCTTCCGTGTTTGACGATCCCCGTTTTGTGCTTAGTACGCAGCTTATGCACAGCGTCAGCTTCGGCATCTATTTTTCAACGGCGCTCCGTTACTTGTCGCAGCTTATCCCGGATGAATACCGTTCCTCCGGCCAAGCCGTGTACGCGGTTGTATGGTCAGGGCTCGCCGGACTTATCAGCGGTACGGTCGGAGGTTATTTCTTCGAGCATTTTGGACGGAGCAGCTTTTATCAGTTGGGAGCCTTGCTTGCTCTGATCTCGGCGATCCTGTTTTTCTGCCAGCATGTATTTGGACGAAATAACTCTTAA
- a CDS encoding tetraprenyl-beta-curcumene synthase family protein: MTLSGNRVPERPLKLMHRVYKYILPEVNIELRKLRRLAEQIPDPELRLQALQSMDSKKFHCQGGAIYASMNLDERYVLIPLIVALQTISDYLDNLCDRSTSLDPDDFRLLHQSMLDAVDPSAVVKDYYALRQERNDGGYLHHLVNLCQHCVSMLPSYAAAQPYVTELVGLYTDLQVYKHIRKDLREESLLTWWEPYADRYPGLYWNEFAAATGSTLGMFMLFTAASDKTLRPEDAEAIKNIYFPHVCGLHIMLDYLIDQEEDRAGGDLNFCHYYDSQQQLVERIVTIVNRARDDVKKLPAAGFHRLIIEGLLALYLSDPKVRTQSDVLAASRKLMKNSPLTRLFFWVNSIWIRRQQV; this comes from the coding sequence ATGACTTTGTCCGGCAATCGGGTACCCGAACGCCCGTTAAAGCTCATGCACCGCGTCTATAAATACATATTGCCTGAAGTGAATATCGAGCTGCGCAAGCTGCGCAGGCTGGCCGAGCAGATCCCGGATCCCGAGCTTCGGCTGCAGGCCCTTCAAAGCATGGACAGCAAGAAGTTTCATTGCCAGGGCGGAGCGATTTACGCCTCTATGAATTTGGACGAGCGGTATGTTCTTATCCCGCTAATTGTGGCGCTGCAGACGATCAGCGATTATCTGGACAATCTATGCGACCGCAGTACTTCGCTGGACCCGGATGATTTCCGTTTGCTCCATCAATCCATGCTGGATGCGGTCGACCCGTCAGCAGTGGTGAAGGATTACTACGCTTTGCGGCAGGAGCGGAACGACGGCGGTTATTTGCATCATTTGGTAAATTTATGTCAACACTGTGTTTCAATGCTGCCTTCGTATGCTGCGGCACAGCCGTACGTTACGGAGCTTGTTGGCCTGTATACCGATCTTCAGGTGTATAAGCACATCCGCAAGGACCTGCGCGAGGAGAGTCTGCTCACTTGGTGGGAGCCGTATGCAGACAGGTATCCCGGATTATATTGGAATGAATTTGCAGCCGCGACGGGCTCGACGCTTGGCATGTTTATGCTGTTTACTGCGGCGAGCGACAAGACGTTACGTCCGGAAGACGCGGAAGCAATTAAAAATATATATTTTCCGCATGTGTGCGGCCTTCATATTATGCTCGATTATTTGATCGATCAGGAAGAAGACCGTGCCGGCGGCGATTTGAATTTCTGTCATTATTATGACAGTCAGCAGCAGCTTGTCGAACGGATTGTCACGATTGTCAATAGGGCTAGGGATGATGTGAAAAAGCTCCCGGCAGCCGGCTTTCACCGGCTTATTATCGAAGGGCTGTTAGCCCTCTACCTATCCGATCCCAAGGTCCGAACCCAATCGGATGTGCTGGCCGCATCCCGCAAGCTGATGAAGAACAGCCCGCTTACCCGCCTGTTTTTTTGGGTCAACAGCATTTGGATTCGAAGACAACAGGTTTAG
- the pfkA gene encoding 6-phosphofructokinase: MSSVKSIAVLTSGGDSQGMNAAVRAVVRSALYNGLDVYGVQRGYQGLINDDLFKMDLRSVGDIIQRGGTILQTARCKEFTTLEGQQRGAEVLRERGIDGLVVIGGDGSYQGANKLSKLGIKTMGLPGTIDNDIPFTDFTIGFDTAVSIVVDAINKIRDTMSSHERSSVVEVMGRHCGDIALYAGLASGAETIIVPEVPIDMAEVSERMKSNFAKGKRHSIVVVAEGAGRGEDVAREITKGCGLEPRVTVLGHIQRGGTPTAMDRILASRLGDFAVHQLMEGESGKACGIVRGELVTTDIDKVVHTKKPFNMEMYNLALRLSQ; this comes from the coding sequence ATGTCATCTGTAAAATCTATTGCTGTATTAACGAGCGGAGGCGACTCTCAAGGCATGAACGCGGCGGTTCGCGCCGTTGTCCGGAGCGCTCTGTATAATGGTCTCGATGTATATGGCGTTCAACGCGGCTATCAAGGTCTGATCAATGATGACCTTTTCAAAATGGATCTCCGCAGCGTAGGCGATATTATTCAACGCGGCGGCACCATACTTCAAACGGCGCGTTGTAAAGAGTTTACGACGCTTGAAGGTCAACAGCGCGGCGCTGAAGTACTGCGTGAGCGCGGTATCGATGGTCTAGTTGTTATTGGCGGCGACGGTTCTTATCAAGGCGCTAACAAATTGAGCAAGCTTGGCATTAAGACAATGGGTCTGCCTGGCACGATCGACAATGATATTCCGTTTACGGACTTTACGATCGGCTTCGATACGGCTGTCAGCATTGTAGTCGACGCAATCAACAAAATCCGTGACACCATGTCTTCGCATGAACGTTCGTCGGTCGTGGAAGTTATGGGACGCCACTGCGGAGATATCGCTTTGTATGCGGGTCTTGCGAGCGGCGCGGAAACGATTATCGTTCCTGAAGTGCCAATCGACATGGCTGAAGTGTCCGAGCGCATGAAGAGCAACTTTGCCAAAGGCAAACGCCATAGTATCGTTGTTGTTGCCGAAGGCGCGGGACGCGGTGAAGACGTGGCGAGAGAAATTACGAAGGGCTGCGGACTGGAGCCTCGCGTAACGGTTCTTGGTCACATTCAACGCGGCGGCACGCCAACGGCCATGGACCGGATTCTGGCAAGCCGTCTGGGCGACTTTGCCGTTCATCAGCTGATGGAAGGCGAGTCCGGCAAAGCCTGCGGTATTGTCCGCGGCGAGCTGGTGACGACGGATATTGATAAAGTCGTTCACACCAAGAAGCCGTTTAATATGGAAATGTACAACCTGGCTCTTCGCCTTTCCCAATAA
- a CDS encoding ABC transporter ATP-binding protein has protein sequence MRQEEKRRKGGGNWRPFLKLMMDTKPSKWLLGIAIGLSVISTVVGLAVPLLTKNVVDSFSITDISTMQIIGLCLAFLGQAAASGVSIYLLNRVGQNVVASLRDRLWKKLLVLTVPYFDKHRTGDTVSRVINDTGIVKGLITEHLTGFFNGLISIIGAVSILLFLDWKMTLLMLTAVPVAMLIFIPVGRKMTKISRELQDETAAFTTVLDQALSEIRLVKASNAEDYEYNNGKRSIVKLLGLGIREGKLQAVIFPIIGLVMMGMLVLIIAYGGMRVSSGELSAGDLVAFILYLIQIVFPINQISQFFTQMQKAIGATERIISTLHSDEEPLRQGRPLLDARQPIVVDDVTFAYGEQDDVLRHIDFTLQPGTVTAIVGPSGGGKTTLFSLLERFYQPQQGTVRIGQEDIFALSLHDWRSKIGYVSQESPIIAGTIRDNLTYGTGRTITDDEMKLATKMAYADVFIDELPGRYETQVGERGIKLSGGQRQRIAIARAILRDPQILMLDEATSSLDSKSEIVVQRALDNLMVGRTTLVIAHRLSTVVDADQILFVEKGTITGRGTHEQLLQSHELYREFANQQLRLEKIS, from the coding sequence ATGAGACAAGAAGAGAAGAGGCGCAAAGGCGGAGGGAATTGGCGTCCGTTTCTGAAGCTGATGATGGACACCAAACCTTCGAAATGGCTGCTCGGCATTGCGATAGGATTAAGCGTCATATCTACCGTTGTTGGGCTGGCGGTACCGTTATTAACGAAAAATGTAGTGGACAGCTTTTCCATTACCGATATAAGTACTATGCAGATTATTGGGCTATGCTTGGCTTTTCTTGGGCAGGCCGCGGCTTCCGGGGTATCCATCTATTTGCTGAACCGCGTCGGTCAAAACGTTGTTGCAAGCCTGCGCGACCGGTTATGGAAGAAGCTGCTGGTATTAACCGTGCCTTATTTCGATAAGCACCGGACAGGGGATACGGTAAGCCGGGTAATCAATGATACTGGGATCGTCAAAGGATTGATTACGGAGCATTTGACCGGATTTTTTAACGGATTGATTTCTATCATTGGCGCGGTATCGATCCTTCTGTTCCTGGATTGGAAAATGACGCTGCTAATGCTGACCGCCGTGCCGGTTGCGATGCTGATATTTATTCCTGTAGGCCGGAAGATGACGAAAATTTCAAGAGAGCTTCAGGATGAGACGGCGGCCTTTACGACGGTGCTTGATCAAGCGTTGTCGGAAATCCGATTAGTAAAAGCATCAAATGCAGAAGACTATGAATATAACAACGGCAAGCGTTCCATTGTGAAACTGCTTGGTCTCGGCATTCGGGAAGGGAAGCTGCAGGCGGTTATTTTCCCGATTATCGGCCTGGTCATGATGGGGATGCTTGTTCTGATTATCGCTTACGGCGGAATGCGCGTATCGTCAGGGGAGCTGTCGGCCGGCGATTTGGTCGCTTTTATTCTATATTTGATCCAGATCGTGTTCCCGATTAACCAGATTTCGCAATTTTTCACGCAAATGCAGAAGGCAATCGGGGCGACGGAGCGTATTATCTCTACCCTGCATTCGGATGAAGAGCCTTTGCGCCAAGGACGCCCCTTGCTTGATGCAAGGCAGCCAATTGTGGTCGATGATGTCACGTTTGCTTATGGCGAGCAGGATGATGTTCTCCGTCATATTGATTTTACGCTTCAGCCGGGTACGGTGACGGCGATTGTTGGCCCAAGCGGCGGCGGGAAAACAACCCTGTTCTCGCTTCTTGAACGGTTTTATCAACCGCAGCAAGGAACGGTCCGTATTGGGCAGGAAGATATCTTTGCTCTTTCCCTGCATGATTGGCGCAGCAAGATTGGCTATGTATCGCAGGAAAGTCCGATTATTGCCGGGACGATCCGGGATAATCTGACTTATGGCACGGGCAGGACAATAACCGATGATGAAATGAAGCTGGCTACGAAAATGGCGTATGCGGACGTCTTTATTGATGAGCTTCCGGGCCGGTATGAGACGCAGGTTGGCGAGCGAGGCATTAAGCTGTCCGGCGGGCAGCGCCAGCGGATTGCAATCGCAAGGGCAATCCTGCGCGATCCTCAAATTCTGATGTTGGATGAGGCCACTTCAAGCTTGGACAGCAAATCGGAGATTGTCGTGCAGAGGGCTCTCGACAATCTGATGGTTGGACGTACAACGCTGGTTATTGCGCATCGTTTGTCAACGGTAGTAGATGCCGATCAGATTTTATTTGTCGAGAAGGGAACGATTACGGGAAGAGGCACGCATGAGCAGCTGCTGCAATCCCATGAGCTGTATCGTGAATTTGCCAACCAGCAATTACGTCTAGAGAAAATCTCATAA